A single Nitrospirota bacterium DNA region contains:
- the zwf gene encoding glucose-6-phosphate dehydrogenase → MASTCEYRTVCGCEIEMPMASCLVIFGASGDLSKRKLIPALYRLHKSSLLPDNFFVLGSGRTKMDSGQFREAMSMEVSGAVMKDFDSTCWNDFANRIYYTTFDYSSIESYQTLRNEITALEKRHETNGNRIFYLSLPPIAFETVISSLGITGLAEEGQGNYTRIVIEKPFGRDLISAKRLNRLLKHYFDESQIFRIDHFIAKETVQNIIMFRFANSIFEPLWNNKYIDHIQISASETVGIEKRVGYYEDAGVIRDMFPNHLFQLLAITAMEPPPLFGTEMVRDEKVKLFRSLRPLPLDRLDEYVVLGQYGKGTINNETVPGYRENKGVSPSSITPTFAAMKIFIDNWRWKEVPFFLRSGKRLHKKSTEISIHFKAVPHMMFSGLLEQPITPNTLILRVQPDEGMSLILQTKQPGSKVCINPVSMDFSYQKDIHLEAYEWVLLECMRGDQMLFVREDGVELTWALLTPVIEMLESTLEPGKFPNYEAGSSGPSEASLLIEGDGRIWRP, encoded by the coding sequence ATGGCATCAACTTGCGAATATCGAACAGTCTGCGGCTGTGAAATAGAGATGCCTATGGCATCCTGCCTGGTTATTTTCGGGGCCTCAGGAGACCTCTCAAAAAGAAAGCTTATCCCGGCTCTTTACAGACTCCATAAGAGCAGCCTGCTGCCAGATAATTTCTTTGTCCTCGGTTCAGGCCGCACTAAGATGGACTCAGGGCAATTCCGCGAGGCAATGTCAATGGAGGTATCAGGTGCAGTTATGAAGGATTTTGACAGCACCTGCTGGAATGATTTTGCAAACAGGATTTATTACACGACCTTTGATTATTCTTCCATCGAGTCATATCAAACACTTAGAAATGAGATAACCGCATTAGAAAAAAGACATGAGACTAATGGAAACCGCATCTTTTACCTGTCACTACCTCCTATAGCCTTTGAAACCGTTATATCCAGTCTCGGCATCACAGGACTTGCTGAAGAAGGACAGGGCAACTATACGCGAATTGTTATTGAGAAGCCCTTTGGCCGTGACCTCATTTCAGCTAAAAGGCTGAACAGACTGCTTAAACACTATTTTGATGAAAGTCAGATATTCCGTATTGACCATTTCATAGCAAAAGAAACCGTACAGAATATTATAATGTTCCGTTTTGCTAATTCCATTTTTGAGCCTTTGTGGAATAATAAATACATAGATCATATTCAGATAAGCGCATCCGAGACAGTGGGGATAGAGAAGAGGGTGGGGTATTATGAGGATGCCGGAGTAATAAGGGATATGTTCCCCAATCACCTGTTTCAGCTCCTTGCCATAACAGCTATGGAACCTCCACCGTTGTTTGGGACAGAGATGGTTAGGGATGAAAAGGTCAAGCTCTTCCGGTCGTTGAGACCATTACCGCTGGACAGACTCGATGAATATGTCGTTTTAGGGCAATATGGAAAGGGTACTATTAACAATGAGACTGTTCCAGGTTACAGGGAAAATAAGGGGGTTTCTCCATCATCTATAACCCCGACATTTGCTGCAATGAAGATATTCATTGATAACTGGAGATGGAAAGAAGTCCCGTTCTTTCTGCGGTCCGGTAAAAGGCTTCATAAGAAAAGTACTGAGATTTCTATTCATTTTAAGGCGGTGCCGCACATGATGTTTTCAGGTCTTTTAGAACAACCTATCACCCCGAATACACTTATCCTGAGGGTGCAGCCTGATGAAGGCATGAGCCTTATCCTCCAGACAAAACAGCCGGGATCAAAGGTATGTATAAATCCGGTTTCCATGGACTTCTCTTACCAAAAAGATATACACCTGGAGGCCTATGAATGGGTGTTGCTCGAGTGCATGCGAGGTGACCAGATGTTGTTTGTCAGGGAGGACGGAGTAGAGCTTACATGGGCCCTGCTCACTCCTGTGATAGAAATGCTTGAATCAACCTTAGAGCCGGGGAAATTCCCGAATTATGAAGCTGGTTCTTCCGGGCCTTCTGAAGCATCTTTATTAATTGAAGGGGATGGCCGCATTTGGCGGCCTTAA
- a CDS encoding co-chaperone GroES: MRIRPLQDWVLIEPAEAKDVTAGGIIIPDAAKEKPVEGKVLAVGKGRWEAPGKKWGNKPSGKEEKVFKPTELKPGDQVLFEKYGTTKVDLDGKEVILVHESDVLGWVG, encoded by the coding sequence ATGAGGATTAGACCATTACAGGATTGGGTATTGATCGAGCCAGCAGAGGCGAAGGACGTAACCGCGGGCGGTATAATCATCCCTGACGCTGCTAAGGAGAAACCTGTAGAAGGAAAAGTTCTGGCTGTAGGGAAGGGGCGCTGGGAGGCGCCGGGAAAGAAGTGGGGTAATAAGCCATCGGGAAAAGAGGAAAAGGTTTTCAAGCCCACAGAACTTAAACCGGGAGATCAGGTCCTTTTCGAGAAATATGGAACGACAAAAGTTGATCTGGATGGTAAGGAAGTTATTCTCGTACATGAGTCTGATGTCCTTGGCTGGGTGGGGTAA
- a CDS encoding TIGR00730 family Rossman fold protein encodes MKNNHRHPSKSNLRIPAPAHPQKRHEPLPSQRPKPTDEDPDAMLRIQAIMANPSYQQADHDVDFLNRDDTRGLRLQLDYLKPEFFLNQYGITHTVVVFGSTRISEPSAARRKVDMLRQSLAADPGNKLLQARIAVAERIQDKSRFYEIARELSRLVTSHKHNSGSKRIVVVTGGGPGIMEAANRGAYDLGAASIGLNINLPHEQYPNPYITPELCFSFHYFAIRKLHFLLRAKALIAFPGGYGTFDELFETLTLVQTRTIRPLPVILVGETYWRQAFNADFLVDEGVIDPEDRELFWYAETAQEIWDGILRWYEESGEPVFPAE; translated from the coding sequence ATGAAAAATAACCACAGGCATCCATCTAAAAGTAACTTAAGAATTCCTGCCCCGGCACACCCTCAGAAACGGCATGAGCCGCTGCCATCGCAGAGGCCCAAGCCCACCGATGAGGACCCGGATGCAATGTTACGCATCCAGGCTATAATGGCAAACCCGAGCTACCAGCAGGCTGACCATGATGTTGATTTTCTAAACAGGGACGATACCCGAGGTCTGCGCCTTCAACTTGATTATCTTAAACCCGAGTTTTTTCTCAATCAATACGGTATTACCCATACCGTAGTTGTATTTGGCAGTACCCGGATTTCAGAGCCTTCTGCCGCCCGGCGCAAAGTTGACATGCTTCGCCAATCACTTGCCGCAGACCCCGGCAATAAACTGCTGCAAGCAAGGATTGCTGTAGCAGAACGAATCCAGGACAAAAGCCGCTTCTACGAAATTGCACGCGAGTTAAGCCGCCTGGTAACCAGCCACAAACATAATTCAGGTAGCAAACGCATTGTAGTAGTAACAGGCGGAGGTCCCGGAATCATGGAGGCTGCAAATCGAGGCGCTTATGACCTGGGTGCAGCTTCTATCGGACTGAATATAAATCTGCCCCATGAGCAGTATCCGAACCCATACATCACACCAGAACTCTGTTTCAGTTTTCACTACTTTGCCATTCGTAAACTCCATTTCCTGCTTCGAGCTAAGGCGCTTATTGCATTCCCGGGAGGCTATGGAACCTTCGACGAGCTTTTCGAAACCCTCACCCTGGTACAAACACGAACAATCAGACCTCTTCCAGTAATCCTGGTTGGTGAGACCTACTGGAGGCAGGCATTCAATGCGGACTTTCTTGTTGATGAGGGTGTAATTGACCCGGAGGACCGCGAACTATTCTGGTACGCAGAAACAGCGCAGGAGATATGGGATGGAATACTTCGCTGGTATGAGGAAAGCGGAGAACCTGTGTTCCCGGCGGAATGA
- a CDS encoding AAA family ATPase, with the protein MRIIAVANQKGGCGKTTTAINLSACLAKRDRKVLLIDMDPQGHSTLGYNIKTEEIGLSIYHVLREGLLLDDITLNTEVQNVSLAPANIVLFTIEQDIAFFSEKESRLQNAIGKLKKKFDYIIIDCPPNLGLLSINALRSADEVIIPLDSSFFSLHGLSRMLETIEMLRRHTGHNIETFILPTMFDRRSRFAKEVLDEIKNHFNGIIFSTPVRQCSKLRESSSFGVPISMYAPNSIGHWDYAAMADEVLMQEGPDMHKTPVAVMESLTHLKPDAAARQVPAANRFIFVYKDPSAADVKIAGDFNNWIPDKGVVTTREKDGTWKKVIEVPPGAYQYKFCIDGDWKEDPGNPNVVSNKFGSNNSLIIIN; encoded by the coding sequence ATGAGGATAATTGCAGTTGCTAACCAAAAAGGCGGTTGTGGCAAGACGACCACAGCGATTAATCTCTCAGCATGTCTGGCTAAAAGGGACAGGAAGGTACTGCTTATTGACATGGACCCTCAGGGCCATTCGACCCTCGGATATAATATTAAAACTGAAGAGATTGGCCTTTCGATTTATCACGTTCTGAGAGAAGGGTTACTGCTCGATGATATAACCCTCAACACTGAAGTGCAAAACGTAAGTCTTGCCCCTGCAAACATAGTGCTTTTTACCATTGAACAGGACATAGCCTTTTTTTCTGAAAAAGAAAGCAGGCTGCAAAATGCCATAGGTAAACTAAAAAAGAAGTTTGATTACATTATTATTGACTGTCCTCCAAACTTAGGTTTATTAAGTATTAACGCACTGCGCTCTGCAGATGAGGTCATAATACCTCTTGATTCCAGTTTCTTTTCCCTGCACGGGCTAAGCAGGATGTTGGAGACGATAGAAATGCTTAGAAGACATACAGGGCATAACATAGAAACATTCATTTTGCCTACTATGTTTGACAGGAGAAGCCGTTTTGCAAAAGAGGTATTGGATGAGATAAAGAATCATTTTAATGGAATCATATTCTCGACGCCTGTACGCCAGTGCTCAAAACTGCGTGAGTCTTCAAGCTTTGGCGTCCCTATAAGCATGTACGCGCCAAACTCCATTGGCCACTGGGATTATGCAGCAATGGCTGATGAGGTTCTTATGCAGGAAGGGCCGGACATGCATAAAACTCCTGTAGCGGTCATGGAATCATTAACCCATTTAAAACCTGATGCAGCTGCAAGACAGGTACCTGCGGCAAATCGCTTCATCTTTGTTTACAAAGACCCAAGTGCCGCAGACGTCAAGATAGCAGGCGATTTCAATAATTGGATACCTGACAAGGGCGTTGTCACTACCCGTGAGAAAGACGGGACATGGAAAAAGGTTATTGAAGTGCCGCCTGGAGCTTATCAATATAAATTCTGCATAGATGGGGACTGGAAGGAGGACCCTGGCAATCCAAATGTCGTTTCAAACAAATTTGGCTCTAACAACTCCCTGATAATCATAAACTGA
- a CDS encoding MerR family transcriptional regulator, whose product MKQHKTPSNKDDLFTASQICTIAGISRRQLQYWDTSGLVNPSHRTGGGHGRYTFRDLISIRAARKLIDAGISVQRLRKSINQLKRILPTIKRPLEDLTLVATGDVILVFYEDAAFEALSGQEWILDIADIQRDVDKWRKKRIVIGKFRKATAVNER is encoded by the coding sequence GTGAAACAGCACAAAACGCCCTCTAATAAAGACGATTTGTTTACAGCAAGCCAAATTTGTACCATAGCTGGAATAAGCAGGCGTCAATTACAATACTGGGACACGTCAGGCCTGGTTAATCCTTCTCACAGAACCGGCGGCGGTCATGGACGGTACACATTCAGGGATCTGATTTCTATCCGGGCAGCAAGAAAATTAATAGATGCGGGCATCTCTGTTCAACGGTTACGTAAAAGCATTAATCAACTAAAAAGGATTCTTCCTACAATAAAAAGGCCTCTGGAAGATCTAACCCTCGTTGCGACAGGTGATGTAATATTGGTCTTTTATGAAGATGCCGCATTTGAAGCGCTTTCAGGCCAGGAATGGATACTTGATATAGCGGATATACAACGTGACGTGGACAAGTGGCGGAAGAAAAGAATTGTTATAGGAAAATTCAGAAAGGCCACGGCTGTAAATGAAAGGTAA
- a CDS encoding Stp1/IreP family PP2C-type Ser/Thr phosphatase, which produces MEIKVSGNTHTGLIRKNNEDAYAIFPDLNLYIIADGLGGHAGGEVASRLAVDVIGAEMAGASANEEILETMQRAIKSANSLIQLQAEDDSSLHGMGTTVVVVAISEDKAVIAHVGDSRAYLIRKDIIMQITKDHTVVEEYIRIGIMTHKDALYHPSRRVLSRAVGTEGVANADFESIRIEAGDVLLLCTDGLTNMLSDKQILQAVSELRPDAESITNRLIELANDNGGIDNITVITLCALS; this is translated from the coding sequence GTGGAAATCAAAGTATCAGGGAATACGCATACAGGTCTGATCAGGAAGAATAATGAAGATGCATATGCGATATTCCCGGACTTAAACTTGTATATTATTGCAGATGGATTAGGCGGGCATGCGGGAGGAGAGGTGGCAAGCAGGCTGGCGGTAGATGTAATAGGGGCAGAAATGGCCGGAGCGTCAGCAAATGAAGAAATTCTGGAGACAATGCAGCGAGCCATAAAGTCAGCAAATTCATTAATCCAGCTGCAGGCAGAAGATGATTCAAGTCTTCATGGGATGGGGACGACGGTTGTGGTTGTTGCAATAAGTGAAGACAAGGCAGTGATAGCCCATGTAGGGGACAGCAGGGCATATCTGATACGTAAAGACATTATTATGCAAATCACCAAGGACCACACCGTTGTTGAAGAATATATACGGATCGGAATAATGACTCATAAGGATGCATTGTATCATCCATCACGGCGGGTACTCTCCAGGGCAGTTGGTACTGAGGGTGTTGCGAATGCAGATTTTGAGAGCATCAGGATCGAGGCAGGTGACGTATTGCTGCTCTGCACGGACGGTCTGACTAATATGCTTTCGGACAAACAAATCCTGCAGGCGGTATCGGAATTAAGGCCTGATGCAGAGAGCATAACCAACAGGCTTATTGAACTTGCAAATGATAATGGAGGTATTGATAATATTACTGTTATCACATTGTGTGCGCTGTCATGA